The Chryseobacterium shigense genome segment GCTTTATCAGAATCCTGTTTATAAAAAGCATCTTGAAAGCAGAGGAAATCAGCAGACAATTATGCTCGGCTTTTCAGACGGTACGAAAGACGGAGGATATCTGAAAGCAAACTGGGAAATTTATAAGGCTAAAGAAGTCTTAACTAAACTTTCCGTTCAGTATGGAATTAAAGTAGTATTCTTTGATGGAAGAGGCGGGCCACCGGCAAGAGGAGGCGGGAAAACCCACGATTTCTATGCTTCACAGGGAAATACCATTGCCAATAATAAAATAGAACTGACGATACAGGGACAGACAATCACAAGTATTTTTGGAAATAAAGAACAGGCTAAATATAATTTTGAACAGCTTCTAACCGCCGGAGTTGAAAATGACGTCTTTAAAAATTCTAAAAAAGATCTTACAGAAAAAGAAAGAAAACTGATTGCAGAACTTGCTGATATCAGTTATCAGAAATATTCGGATTTGAAAGCCCACCCTATGTTTGTTCCTTACCTTCAGGAAATGAGTACCCTGGAATATTACGGTAAAACAAATATCGGAAGCCGTCCATCCAAAAGAGGGAATGGTAGCGAACTGAAATTTGAGGATTTGAGAGCAATCCCGTTTGTAGGTTCATGGTCACAGCTGAAACAGAACGTTCCGGGATTTTTCGGATTCGGATATGCTATGCAAAAGATGAAAGAGCAGGGAAGGATGGATGAAGTAAAGGAATTGTACAAAGGTTCAGATTTCTTTAAAACCTTAGTTCTGAACTCAATGATGAGTATGAACAAATCTTATTTTCCTCTTACCTATTACATTAAAAACAATCCGAAATTCGGTGCATTCTGGAATATACTTTTTGATGAATATGTTCTTTCAAGAGATATTATGCTTGAACTTACAGGATTCAAAATGTTACAGGAAGAAGATCCTTTATCCAGAAAATCAGTAAAGATACGTGAGAAGATCGTACTCCCATTACTGAGTATCCAGCAGTATGCGCTGATGAAGATCCAGAAAGGAGAAGGAAATAAAGAAGCCTATGAAAAGCTGGTGACAAGATCATTGTTTGGAAATATCAACGCGAGCAGAAACTCAGCTTAGATTTATTTAAACCATAGCTTTTAAAATTAAAGATGCTTCGACTACGCTCAGCATGACATTTCTAATACTAACTGTTTTATTTAACAGCATATTTGTAGCTATGTCATGCTGAGCGAAGCCGAAGCATCTCAATTAATAATTACAGGAATTTATATTTATTCCTTGATAAACTTATCATAAAAAACATTATTCTTTGCCTGAATTTTAAGATAATAGGTTCCTTTCGGAAAATCTTCCACTTTTATGGATTGTTGTCCGTTAATTTTTCTGATTAGCTTTCCTAAATTATCATAAACTTCCAATGACAAAATTTCAGCTTCAGAAGCAACATTCAAAATATTGGTGACAGGGTTTGGGAAAATGGCAAATTTTTCTTTTTTTACAATTTCAGAAGTATTCAATACCTGATTGTAAAGGTTTCCAAAATTAAGGATACCATAGCCCATCTGATCGGTGTGACCTGGATAAAGTGAGGCTGTCTGCCGTAATTTTGTTCTCATCTGTTCCCTTTCCATCGAAGGAAAAGCCTGAATGAAACAAGCTACACCGCCTGCTGCAATTGGTGTTGCAATAGATGTTCCGTTCACTGAGGCTAAAGTACTGTTGGTAACCGTTGCAGATGCAGTTCCCCTTGCACTTCCATCAGGCTTTACCACGCCAAGTGAATTAGGACCGTAAGAAGAAAATCCTGAAGAGCTTCCTGCTGAATCCACTGATCCTATAGTGAATACCTTAGCGTTATCTGCAGGAGTCATAATGTAATGCCACGGCTGTAATCCTGAATTTCCTGCTGCTGCAAGAACAAAAATTCCTTTGTTGGCAGCTATTTCAGCGGCTCTGGCAATAAAAGAAGTGGTTCCGTTCATATCCGAATAGGTATAACTGTACCGGGAATCATCAAAAACATTGTATCCAAGGGAGGATGTAATGATATCAACACCTTTTCTGTCTGCTTCTTCAGCCGCTTCTATCCAGTATAATTCTTCTTCCGGAATTTCACCAACGGCATTTTCGCTGCGGTAAAGATAAAAATCAGCATCCGGAGCAGATCCTACAAATGTATTTTCGATATAGCCTCCGATTGCTCCCAGCACAGCAGAACCATGATTGCTGATAGAAGTACTGTACACATTGGTTGTCTTGGTCACAAAATCATAAACGGCTTTGATATGGTTGTTGCTGCGTAGCCTTTCAAAAGCAGAGCCGGTATCTACATAAGGAAAACCGGCATCGATAACCGCAATTGAAATTCCTGTTCCGGTAAATCCGGCAAGATGAAGAGGCCTTATATTGATCTGGTCGATCTGTGCAGAACCCGACCCGTAATCAAAAACAGTTTGTGTCTTTTGAGTCTCAGATGAGGTATTCCATTTATTTTCATGTGTTGTTTTAGGAATAGAAGTGGCATTTTTTGCAAAACGCCCTACCGACTGTACATAAGGCTGTGCCTGTAGTATTGTAATCTGTGCCGGGGTTGCATTTACAGCCGCTCCGTTAAGCCATTTGGAATAATCTGTAACGGTAAAGCCCAGGTTCTGAAGATTCTGGATATAAGATGGTTCGATAGGGGCATCCTGATCATTTAATGTAATGCCCAGCGAAGTACGTCTGTTAAGGGATTTTTGAGTCAGTTCTGAAAGTGGATTAGCATAAAAAGCTGCTTTATTCGGTTTGCCTGTAAAATAAACAAAAACAAGCTCCGTCTGTGCATTTACTGCTGAGTAACCCGCTAGAAGACAAAAGAGTAAAAGTTTTTTCATAAACTTATTTTTTATAAAGATAAAACAAAATCAATAAAATTTTTGATAGGATTTTAAATTCCTTATTTTTACACAAATATTTATTTATGAAAAAAATTCAGATGGTTGACTTACAAAGTCAGTATTACAAAATAAAGAATGATGTAGATAATGCAGTTTTAAATGTAATGGATTCCGCGGCTTTTATCAACGGCCCCGAAGTAAAGTCTTTCCAGAATGAATTGGAGTCTTATTTAGATGTAAAGCATGTGATCCCGTGTGCAAACGGAACGGATGCTTTGCAGATTGCACTGATGGCTTTAGACCTTAAAGAAGGGGATGAGGTGATCACTGCAGATTTTACTTTTGCTGCTACAGTAGAAGTTATTCATTTGCTTAAACTGAAATCAGTACTGGTAGATGTAGATTACGATACATTCACAATTTCTACGGAGGAAATTAAAAAAGCAATCACTCCAAAAACAAAGGCAATTATTCCGGTGCATATCTTCGGGCAGTGTGCCAATATGGAAGAGATCCTGAAAATTGCGGAAGAGCACAATCTTTATGTTATTGAAGACAATGCGCAGGCCATTGGAGCACAGTATACATTTGCAGACGGAACAGAAAAATATGCCGGAACAATGGCAACCGTGGGAACTACTTCATTTTTCCCATCTAAAAATTTAGGCTGTTATGGTGATGGTGGAGCTATTTTTACCAATAACGATGAACTGGCACACCGTTTGAGAGGAATTGTGAATCATGGAATGTATGAGAGATATTATCATGATGAGGTGGGAGTGAATTCAAGATTGGATAGTATTCAGGCCGCAGTTTTAAGAAAAAAACTTCCTCATCTGGATTCTTACAACGAGGCAAGAAGAAAGGCGGCGGATTATTATGATGAAGCTTTTGCTGGGAATGCAGATATCCTTACTCCGAAAAGATCAGAAAGCTCAACACACGTATTTCATCAATATACTTTAAGAATCCTGAACGGAAAACGTAATGAACTTCAAAAATTCCTTACAGAAAAAGAAATTCCTGCGATGATTTATTATCCGGTGGCGTTGAGAAAACAGAAAGCATACTATCAGGAAAGTAACGATGCCGATTTTGTGAATACGGATAAGCTTTTGGATCAGGTAATTTCTTTGCCGATGCATACCGAATTGGACGAAGAGCAGTTGAAGTATATTACGGATGCTGTATTGGAGTTTATGAAATAAGATGGAAAAAAAAGTTTTCAAGTATAAAATAGTGAAAGTTGTTGTTATCATATTCAACTTCTTTTCTCTTTTGCTATTTGGTTTTGGAGCTTTTGATACATATAATCTCTTTAAAAGTGAACACGATAACACTTCTCCGGGAGAATATTTTGTATTTGTCTTGGCTTTACTAATTTGCTTATTAAGTTTTGTAAGCTTGATAATGGTTTTAATAAAGTCATCAAAAAGTATAAGAATCCTGAATATATTTTATGGATTTGTTGTCACATTGTTTTTGGCATCAATGCTAATACAGGTTTTTGAGACTACGGAAAAAGATACTCCATTATCCGATTATCTAATATTAGCTGGGCTTATTTGTACTTTTTCATTTTTAATTATACTTATCAATAAATATAAGTATAGACAAGTACAATATGAGAATATTGAAAATTTAGGAAAACACAACGATTAAAAATATTAAACAAAAAAATGGCAATACTTGTTACAGGAGGACTAGGATATATAGGTTCCCACACAGTAGTAGAACTGATAAACAACGGCTTTGAGGTGGTTATTGTGGACGATTTATCCAATTCAGAAAGGTTTATTTTAAATAATATAGAAGAAATTGCAGGTAAGAAGCCCGTTTTTTATCCTTTCGATTTAAAGAGAAGAGAACTCCTTACACAGGTTTTTGATGCTCATAAAATTGAGGGGTGCATTAATTTTGCAGCTTCCAAGGCAGTGGGAGAGAGTCAGGTGAAACCGGTAGACTATTATGAAAACAATTTATTTTCTCTTATTAATATTCTTCAGGAATTTAAAGAAAGAGGAATTTCCAATTTTATTTTCAGTTCTTCGTGCACGGTGTACGGACAGGCAGATAAAATGCCGATTGATGAAAACACACCCTTGAAGATGCCTGAAAGTGTTTACGGGAAAACAAAACAGATGGGAGAAGAAATCCTGATTGATTTTGCAAAAGCTTACAACAGAAAAATTTCTCTTTTAAGGTATTTCAATCCAATCGGGGCACACCCATCAGGAAAATTGGGTGAACTTCCACTGGGAGTTCCTAATAATTTAATTCCCTATGTTACTCAAACAGCAGCAGGAATCCGTGAGAAGCTAAGTATCTGGGGTGACGATTATGATACGGAAGACGGAACAGCGATCCGTGATTATATTTATGTTGTTGACCTGGCTAAAGCCCACGTAAGTGCCCTTAAAAAATTATTGCAGAGCAGTGATGAACCTGTAATTGATATATTTAATCTGGGAACAGGAAAAGGCTCATCTGTATTGGATGTGGTGAAAGCTTTTGAAACAGCTAATGATGTGAAGGTTTCTTACCAGATTTGTCCCAGAAGAGAAGGAGATATTACCATTGCCTATGCCAATGCTGATAAAGCTGAAAAAGAGCTTCACTGGAAATCTGAAACTTCATTGGAAGAATCTTTGAGAACAGTCTGGAAATGGCAGGAGTATCTTGATTCAAGGAACAACTAAAGAAGAATTTAAAAAGATTATAAATTTTTCTGCAATAGCCAATCAATGGTTATCGTGGAATTTTAATTGACACTATTATGAAAACACAAAAAATAGGTATTACATTTTCCTCATTCGATCTGCTGCATGCAGGACACATTAAAATGCTTGAAGAAGCTAAAACGGTATGTGATTACTTAATTGTAGGGCTTCAGGTTGATCCTTCGCACGATCGCCCGAATAAGAACAGACCCAGCCAGAGTATTGTAGAAAGATACATTCAGTTAAAGGCTGTAAATGCTGTAGACGAGATCATTCCTTATTACACGGAAGAAGACCTTCTCGATATTTTGAAATCATTTGTAATTGATGTAAGAATTATAGGAGACGATTATATGAACCGTGATTTTACAGGTAAACAATACTGTGAAGAGAAAGGAATTGAGATCTTTTATAACAAAAGAGATCACAGGTTTTCTACCAGCGACCTTAGAAGAAGAATCTATGAAGCTGAAAAAGAAAAGTTAGAAAGGGCTGAAGCCGTAAAATAAAAAAAATCCCGAAAATATTTTTCGGGATTTTTTATTTGTATTACATTGGGGCCTGCTGATCGTCGCCACTTGCATTGGAGTTAATATCCTTTTTCTTTTTAGGCTGTTCTACCTTCTCACCCTGTTTGAATCTGTAAGTCAGAGAAACTGAGAATTGCCTTGGCTGCCATTGCATATAAGAATCTCTTACGCTATTGGCTGTATATGTTGTAGATCTCATTGCTCTGGTATTGAAAATATCCTGAACGTTGAATGCTAAAGTTCCGTCGCCTTTCCAAATGGTTTTAGAAGCACCGAAACTGATGGCGTACATATCTTTTCT includes the following:
- a CDS encoding S8/S53 family peptidase codes for the protein MKKLLLFCLLAGYSAVNAQTELVFVYFTGKPNKAAFYANPLSELTQKSLNRRTSLGITLNDQDAPIEPSYIQNLQNLGFTVTDYSKWLNGAAVNATPAQITILQAQPYVQSVGRFAKNATSIPKTTHENKWNTSSETQKTQTVFDYGSGSAQIDQINIRPLHLAGFTGTGISIAVIDAGFPYVDTGSAFERLRSNNHIKAVYDFVTKTTNVYSTSISNHGSAVLGAIGGYIENTFVGSAPDADFYLYRSENAVGEIPEEELYWIEAAEEADRKGVDIITSSLGYNVFDDSRYSYTYSDMNGTTSFIARAAEIAANKGIFVLAAAGNSGLQPWHYIMTPADNAKVFTIGSVDSAGSSSGFSSYGPNSLGVVKPDGSARGTASATVTNSTLASVNGTSIATPIAAGGVACFIQAFPSMEREQMRTKLRQTASLYPGHTDQMGYGILNFGNLYNQVLNTSEIVKKEKFAIFPNPVTNILNVASEAEILSLEVYDNLGKLIRKINGQQSIKVEDFPKGTYYLKIQAKNNVFYDKFIKE
- the galE gene encoding UDP-glucose 4-epimerase GalE, producing MAILVTGGLGYIGSHTVVELINNGFEVVIVDDLSNSERFILNNIEEIAGKKPVFYPFDLKRRELLTQVFDAHKIEGCINFAASKAVGESQVKPVDYYENNLFSLINILQEFKERGISNFIFSSSCTVYGQADKMPIDENTPLKMPESVYGKTKQMGEEILIDFAKAYNRKISLLRYFNPIGAHPSGKLGELPLGVPNNLIPYVTQTAAGIREKLSIWGDDYDTEDGTAIRDYIYVVDLAKAHVSALKKLLQSSDEPVIDIFNLGTGKGSSVLDVVKAFETANDVKVSYQICPRREGDITIAYANADKAEKELHWKSETSLEESLRTVWKWQEYLDSRNN
- a CDS encoding DegT/DnrJ/EryC1/StrS family aminotransferase; translation: MKKIQMVDLQSQYYKIKNDVDNAVLNVMDSAAFINGPEVKSFQNELESYLDVKHVIPCANGTDALQIALMALDLKEGDEVITADFTFAATVEVIHLLKLKSVLVDVDYDTFTISTEEIKKAITPKTKAIIPVHIFGQCANMEEILKIAEEHNLYVIEDNAQAIGAQYTFADGTEKYAGTMATVGTTSFFPSKNLGCYGDGGAIFTNNDELAHRLRGIVNHGMYERYYHDEVGVNSRLDSIQAAVLRKKLPHLDSYNEARRKAADYYDEAFAGNADILTPKRSESSTHVFHQYTLRILNGKRNELQKFLTEKEIPAMIYYPVALRKQKAYYQESNDADFVNTDKLLDQVISLPMHTELDEEQLKYITDAVLEFMK
- a CDS encoding adenylyltransferase/cytidyltransferase family protein gives rise to the protein MKTQKIGITFSSFDLLHAGHIKMLEEAKTVCDYLIVGLQVDPSHDRPNKNRPSQSIVERYIQLKAVNAVDEIIPYYTEEDLLDILKSFVIDVRIIGDDYMNRDFTGKQYCEEKGIEIFYNKRDHRFSTSDLRRRIYEAEKEKLERAEAVK